In the Aptenodytes patagonicus chromosome 5, bAptPat1.pri.cur, whole genome shotgun sequence genome, CACCCCGGGAAGTCCTCAGAGCCTGCTGTAGCAGAGTACTGCCTACAGCTATTTCTTGCTCTCACCAAACAGAGGCccaaatatttggaaaagcaACTGCAACAAGTGGCAGCCTGGATATGAAACAGCAGGGAGGTGAAAGGGATAATGCTGCACTCGAGACCCCAGCATGAGCCCATCTTCACTCAGCAGCTGCGAGGGAGATGCCAGGACCGGGGGAAGCCGGCAGCCTCCCCGGAAACCTGGAGCAGAGCCAGCTGAGGTGTCAGAAAGAGAGTTGTTTTGTACCTTGTCGTTGCCCTTGTGGTAAGGAATCCCCTGGGAGTACTGCTTGTTGAAGTCAAAGCCGTGCTGCACCAGGAACTGCACCGACTGGGGTTCGACAATATAATCCTCCATGCAGAGGAGCGTCAGGTTGTAGATCTGGCAGAGGTACGTGTTCTCGGACTGCAGGAGGAGAGCGTGCAAAGCAATACAGGGATACCTGTCACAGGGAGCTCCCGAAAAAGCCAGGGGCCAACCCACGGAGCACGGGTGGGTTGAGTCCCATCTCCCAGCGGAGCCCCGGTGCCCGCTGCTCCCTCGGCAGGCGGGAACAAGAGGAAACGGCCGCTCTGTGGCCCGTGCACCTACCTTCTCTGGGAGCCGCTTGAAACATGCGACGCCAAGGGACAGGACGGAGCGGGTCCTGGCCGCGCTGCAGACGGCCTTGTAGCGCTCTTCGATGCACCTGGGCGGCAGGAGAACGGGAGCTGACGGCTCCTGCCCtggcaacccccccccctccctcggCCGCGGCCCTGCCCCTTCCCACCGGCCACCCCGGGAGAGCTAAACCGGCAGGGGGAAGGGAACGGGGCAACCGGTACCGAAGGGACGCGCTTCGGAGCACCCGCAGCCGGGAGCCCGGCTGAAGGACAACCCGCCCGCCCGGGGCACTCACGGGCTCAGCAGCGACTTCCTGGCGCCGAGGCCGCTCAGCTCCTGCGGGGAGACACCCgtcagcggcccccccgggcccggccgcgccgccggtcagccgccgccccccgccccgcctcaccGTGTCCACGGCGACAAAGGTGGCGGTGCGCAGCGCCAGCACCATGGAGGGCCACAGCTCCGTGAAGTTGTCGCTCTGCACGTCCACCACCGGCACCCGCCGCCGCGCCatggccgcccccgccgccgccccgcgccgctcccgggGCCTCCGCCGACGCGGCTGCCCGCCGGCTGCCCGCTGCCGCCGatcgccccgcccgcccccgcgccccgcgcctCCTGCCCGCGCGGGCGGCCCGACTCCTGTCAGCCTCCAGCgggtttttctccccttttccaaAACCCGTTTTCAGCGGAAATTTGGGGTTTAAGTAAACGGGCGTTTAGCTAGGGCAGCCCTTTGGGGTCCTTCTCGTGCGGCCGCTGGGACCGGCGGGAGAAGGGGCGGGGACAGCCTCATTTTCTGCCCCGGAGGGCTGATTGGCTCCGGCGCGCCGGGAggtcccgccccctcccccgggcgGCCTGAGGACGGGAGGGCGCGAGCCCGCTCCCCCGCGCCTCGCTTCGGCTGGCTCACGCGCGGAAGATGGGCGGGGCCGCCCGCTCTGATTTGTCCCCGTGCGGGGGCGGGGCGCTGGAGGGGAAACATTTTCCCGGGAAAGTCTCACGTGGCGCggcgccgcccccgggcccccagccccgccggggagcggagcggccCGGCCATGAGCCAgctccgggcggcggcggctgccagGAGCCTCCGGCGGAGCGGAGGGAGGGCGGTCCCGCCAGCGGGACAGAGCAGGAAGGGCGCGTCGCCCCGCGGAGGTGCCCGGTagcgggagggctggggggagcgtGGGGTGTCCTCTCCGGGGCGCGGAGCCGCCAGCCCGGGCAGTTACCGGTTCTTGCTTGCTGCCTCGGTGCTCGTCTGCCCGGCAGCGGCTCCGTCGGGCTCCCGCCTCTGGCCCCGCGGTGCTGCAGTCGGGCCCCGCAGCCCTTCTCCATCCCCCACCGCGCCCTGACCCCGCGCCGCTCTCCTGGCAGGGGCCCCAGCGCCtgctccgccgcccgcccagcATCTCTTCAGCGACCCGGCTGAGATCGAGGCCttgcgcgggaacctgctggctTGGTACGACAAATGCAAGCGGGACCTTCCCTGGAGGACGCTGGTaaggggaggcggcgggaggcagGGGTGCCGTAGCCAGGAACCAGACCCTCTGTCTTAAGGGAGCGTGGCTGAGGTGACCACGGTGTCTTTCCCTATGCGATGCATCCCTAACTGCATGGAAGTGGAAGGGGGTGTTGGAAATGAGAGCGTGCTCCCGGCTAGTCCTGGCAGTTCCGCGGTGGGCTGTCTGTAGCCTGTCCGTAGGTACGAACAGCGAAGGGTGAAACCACGCTTCTCAAACGCAGTCTCCAAGCCTGAGCACTTTTCTCTGGTAAACTTAGTCTAGTTGTcttttgaatttgttttgttcCTGCCTCCGTGGCATCCTGCAGCAGCGAGCGCTGCATGGAAAAGGCTTCCCATGTAGTTGCTTTAAACCTGCTGAGCGTTTTTATTAGAGCTCCTGCCCGCTCTGCGCTCGGCCTGGCAACAAGTGGTTAGGCGGTGGTTGGGGTGCTGGGAGTGGGCGTCAGCTTTACAACAACATCTGTCTGAATGGTGCTGGGAACTGCAGGGCCCTTCCGTGGGGTTTACATCTGCCTGCGATTGCTTCCCGTGCAGAGGGGCTCGGGTCCGGGACAGCTCCTCTGGTGGGATCTTCGAACCTCTGAGGTAAACTCTCGCTGTGGGAGGTGTGTGACATCCCTCATGCTTCGTCAAGGAAAAGGTGCTTTGGCTGTCACTTGATTAACCCAAACTCAGAACTTCTGAGCGCTTAggggaaatattttgtttgcagaTTCCTATGCAGTGTTCACACCacaagcaattttattttatatgcaggTCCCCTCTGCAATGGGGTCCCGTGTCACCTTATTTCTCACACCCCATCATCTTCCCCTTTCAGGCAGCAACTGAGCCGGATGCTGACAGGCGGGCATATGCAGGTGAGGAGCAGGGCCTGTGCCCCGGCGTGCGTGGGGTGCCCCGCTGCGTGTTGTCCCCTGACACGGATGTGCAATATGGCCTTGTGAGGAAATGTGGCTTCAGTTGTCATCCTTGGAACAAGCTGCCTGGGGTGGCCACGAGAACCACTGAGCCCCACTTGCAAGGCGCTGGGGGGTCTGAGAGCCCACTTTGGGCCTGAGGGAGCTCCTGTGGGACAGCATGTGGGGAAGGAGCAAGGGTGGGAAGGGGTCCCGTGTGTTGGATGCCACTGCAGTGCTTGTAGCCAGTACTAACATGGCCATGGCAGGAGGTGTGGGTGGTGTTGGTGCCTCTGCTCTAAcccctgtcctgctccctgcagtGTGGGTGTCTGAAATCATGCTCCAGCAGACACAGGTGGCTACAGTGATCGACTACTACAACCGCTGGATGCAGGTGACTCTTCCTCACAGAGTCCTGTGCCCACAGGCTGCCCCCTTTGGAGACTTTGTCCACTGCCTGTGGCAGATCTCCAGTTGCAGAGCATGGCTCTGCTTGTCCCTGACTTGTCCTCTTCCCTCTGTACCGCAGAAGTGGCCGACACCGCAGGCTCTGGCGCAGGCATCCCTGGAGGTGAGCATTTCTGGCTGGGACTGGGTGCTCTCCCTGCCCTCGTAGCTCTTCATCTAACACTGTGCCACGTCTCTTGGAGCAGGAGGTGAACGAGCTGTGGGCCGGACTTGGCTACTACTCGAGAGGGAAGCGTCTGCAGGAGGCAGCAAGGAAGGTGCCCTGGTGCTGGGCTGTGGGGGGCATTTCCAAAGCCCTCTGCAGCCCATGTGTTGgtgctggctcctgcctgccctgcctcgCTGGGGCTGTGTGCTGCTGGCACAAGGCTACAGGGGCTGGGATCCTGTCTTACTATGGGTAAAATGGGTTGCACGCACGCATGCTGGCTGCTCCCCTGACCTcggccccctccctgccaggtGGTGTCTGAGCTGGCCGGCCAGATGCCCAGGACGGCTGAGGacctgcagaagctgctgccgGGAGTGGGCCGATACACGGCCGGAGCCATCGCGTCCATCTCGTACGGGCAGGTGAGAGCTGGGTGTCAGTGGACATGTCTCCCCTCTCTGCCatccagccccgctcccggcaggGTCCTACTGCTGGGTCTCACAAGccaggggctccccagggctgtgcttggCTCTGGCTCTCCCCTGCTTTGCAGTGCATCTCACCCACCACCCAGCTTGGCCTGTGGGTCGGCctcgtgtgtgtgtcccctccaTCCTGGGAGCaccccagctccctgctttgCCAGGAGCACGGGCACCTCCCAGCATGGTAACCCCAGCTCCTGGTCCCAGGCTACTGGCGTCGTGGATGGGAACGTGATCCGGGTCCTGTGCCGCCTGCGGTGCATCGGTGCTGACTCCAGCAGCCCGGCCGTCATCGAACGGCTCTGGTAAGGGGAACGCTCCATCCCCGCTCCGAGCTGAGGCAATGGTGGCTGTGCTTGTTGGTGGCCAAGGGCAGGATCATGCAGGAGCTGTGGGGAGCTGAGCCTGAGCTGAGCCTGTGAAGGGAGAGAGGTGTGGGGTGCGGGAGCTCTTgggaagctggtgctgctgggagtGGTGGAGAAAGGAGCCGTGTTGCCTCTGCCTACCAAAGAGCATCCCCCCTCACTGGCAGGAGGTGGGCAGAGGTACCGGAGCCCTCTTCCCACAGAGCCCTGTGCCGCTCACTGCTGTTTCTCCCAGGGACATGGCCAATGCCCTGGTAGACAGGAGCCGTCCAGGGGATTTTAACCAAGCCCTGATGGAGCTGGGGGCAACTGTGTGTGTGCCCAAGGCCCCGCTGTGTGGGGAGTGCCCCGTGAAGCAGCACTGCCGAGCGCGGCGCAGGGTAAGTACAGCCCTAAAAATCTGTCTCCTCCCTGCCTGTGggtggctgggggctgccagctgtCCCAGTGGGGTTGGCAGAAGGTCACCCCAGGTCCCCTCTGAAGCTTCTTACAAGCCATCCCTGTCCCAAACCAGTGCTGCAAGCTGTTCTTGGGTGGGCATCACCTCCTCATCCTCACCgggtgctggccccgaggggTCACCATGCATGGGGACAAGGTGGGCTGGTGGATGAGCCTGTCCCCATTCCTGTCCCCCCTtgcaggtggagaaggagctggtCTTCGCCTCTCAGAAGCTGTTTGGAAAACCTGCCTCAGTGCCTGATGTTGAGGACTGTGGTAAGTGCCTGGGGAGATCTCTGTTGTGGCTCCAGGTCTGGGCCCTGCGGTGACTGTTACATCGGTGTTTGCAGGTGTTGGGGGctgtcccctgtgtcccccagCTGCGGAGCCATGGGACAGCAGCCTGGGGGTGACCAACTTCCCCCGGAAAGCAGCGAAGAAGCAGCCGCGGGCAGCGCGAACAGCCACGTGTGTGCTGGAGCGGAGGGGCTGCCACGGGGCCCTGGAGTACCTCATCGTGCAGAGACCCAGCTCGGGTAATGGGGCTTGGGCAGGAGGGTGGCGAAGGCACTGCGCGGCCCCTTCCCACCTTACACGAGGGTCGGAGCAGCCTGGGAGTGGGATGTGATGAGACTCAGTGTCCCCAGATGTGCCTCCTGCTGGCTCATGTTCCTGTTGTGCCCCCTGCCCAGGTCTCCTGGCCGGTCTCTGGGAGTTCCCCAGCCTCCCGCTGGCTCAGGGtctgcaggaggagaagcagagggaGGTGCTGGCAGATCACCTCCGGGCCTGGACGGGGCGGCCGGTGGTGGCGGGAGGCCTGCGGTTCATTGGAGAGGTGAGCCTGGAGCCAGAGGCATGCAGCATGAGCCCCCTGTGCTCAGCTGCGGGGGACATAGCACAGGGGGAGGAGGGTTCCCCTTGCCCGCTGTCACCCCTCccaagccctgccctgctcctcagaGCCCTGGCAGACTCAGTGCACTTGTGAGGCAGCTGAGAAAGCAGTGCATCCCCTGCTGCCTGTGCATTTCCGTGTCTTCTCATCCCCTCGCAGGTCGTCCACATCTTCTCTCACATCCACCAGACATATGTGGTCTACTCCCTGCCCCTGGATGGGGACGTGACCCTGGACCCTGCCTTGTCCCCATCCCGCTGGGTGACAGAGAAGGAGTTCCATGCCTCAGCTGTGTCCACGGCCATGAAGAAGGTACTGGGGGGACCTGGgcctttcctctcttccctctatcTCCCTGGGGTCCCGGGCATCCCCCCAACACCTGTGGGCTGTCCCGGCTCCAGTTCAGCTCTGCACTCTCTTGTGCTTCCTTCAGGTGCTGAAAGCGCGTGAGAAGCAGCGTGGGGAGGAGAGCAGCCCTGGCAAGGTGGGCATCGCTGCAGGGAGTGCAGCCCTGGGAGCCGCTCCATATTGCCGTGGGCCAGGCCCCGGTGTGCAGTGCTGGAGCCCCCCTGGGCTGTGGGGTCAGgcaaaatgttgtggtttaacccagcaggcagctaaacaccacacagccgtttgctcactttCCCGcccccgagtgggatgggggagagaatcggggggcaggggcggggggaagtaaaattcgtgggttgagataaagacagtttaataggagagaaaaggaagggaaagtaatattaatgataataatcataatgataaaaatatacaaaatacatgatgcacaatgcaattgctcaccactcgctgaccgatgcccagctagttCCCAAACAGCggttgctgccccctggccaactccccccagtttatatactgagcatgatgtatGGTATGTAATaatcctttggccagtttgggtcagctgtcctggctgtgtcccctcccagcttctcgctggcagggcacgagaagctgaaagtccttgatgagtgtaagcactacttaacacaccgatgttttagttgttgctatcaacattattctcatactaaatccaaaacacagcactgtaccaactactgggaagaaaattaactctatcccagctgaaactaggacactGAGGAGCATCCCTagcctggggcagggctgcaccTGGGGGATTTGCCTGGCTGGCTTTGCCTGGGATGTCCCCAATACCAGGGTCCCCCCCCTTGCCTCAAAGGCAATCCCTGGAGGCTGTGGGGGCCCTTGGGGTTTGGCTTGGCCCCAGTGTGTCTCTCCTGCAGGGCTCCAAGCGGAAGCGGGGGGCAAAGCCACAGGGAGCAAGCAGCAGCCGCCCTGGGATGCAACTCTCCCTCTATGCCTTCCTCCGGGCACCCACCTCCCCATGATGGCACCTTTAACATCTGGGACCACCGGAGACCTGTACTACAGTGAGCCCTGCCTGTGGTGTTGGGATGGTGTCCCTCACGCTGCTGCATGTCCAGCCTACAGCCCTGTAATGGtttcctgctcctccttgcagAGTCTGCCGGCTTCCTCAGCTCTCCCCTCGGAGTTGTGCCTTAATGGGGCCAGCGTGGTCCTGGATGTGACCCGGAGCCAGGCTTGCCCTCCCTGCTCAGCTGGAGCCCTCCTGGGGTTATTCAGCCCTGTACAGCCACCACTCTGGCACTGTGGACTCACAGCAGCAGCGGTTTCTCGCTGGCGGCAGGAAGACTGTGGCCCCATCGTTCCCGCAGCCCTGTCcccacctgcctgcctgcacctcGTCCGCCAGCCAGTGATTGTGGATGCTGCTGTACCCTTCCTGGTCTCCAATAGCCCTTTTTATACACTTGTTTTTACTGAACCTGAGCCACAAGCTTTCTAATAATAAATCTCCTAAAGTGCGTAGGGTTTTTTAAGTTACTTCCTGCCTCTGTTGCATTGTGCTAAGCTGGGGCTGTCGGGCAGCCTGTGGTCAAATAGGGGGATGGCTGGCAAGATCCCTACAtctgggctggggacagcaggcatTTCTTCGTTAATGCACCCATAAGCCCCTTGGCTGAGTGTTAACTGCTAGTGACCCCAAATAAGGCACCTAGAGCACCTCTCCTGAGAGGGCAGGGATCAGCCCCCAGGGGCTGCGCAGCTCTGCCTGCGGGCTGCTCCTCCATGGGGCTGGGCAGCCATCCCCTGGGCTTTTTTGTAGGGTTTTATCCCCCTTTTTTACCTTTTCCATCAGGCTCTTCCCCACCGTGTTCATGCTGTGGCTTTCCCTGACTGATGCACAGTAGCACCCTTGCAAAGGCACAAGCCTGGGAGGCTCTTCCCAGGGGGCTGCCAAgggttttcctcctccccaggctTGTGTCCccacctggggctggcagggacagggGCCAGTCCTGGGGGCTGCATGAGGGGCAAGTGGCCTCAGTTTAGGGACTGCAGTGGAAAGTGGAAAGGGCCCTTTCATCCTCGCCTGGCACTCGGCAGATCTTaaatgggaggagaaaaaaaaacaaagcagtgcTTGCAGGTTAATTCTTTAATTGAGAGGAGCAAGAGGCCATCACTTGCCCTGCACAGGGGCTGGCCGTGCTCTGGGTGGTACCTGTTGACGAGCTGTGGTGTCCATGGCCCCTGGGTTATCCACTCCCCTCTGGCAGCCCCTCATCCCCTATGTCTGGGGGTGTTGCTCTGACAGTAGTGTCCTTGGCCATGCTGCAGGCACAAGTCTGATTAGCTCAAGATGAAATTAAGGCAGAAAGTTCTTCACATGAGGCCGGTAACTCACTGGGAACCCATGGAGGGGGAGAAATCACCCGGGGGATGCTCAGAACCTCACTGGACCTGGCTCTAAGCAACCTGCTGTCATGCTGAAGTTGGCTTCGGGTTGACCTGGAGACCTCCCTTGGTCCCTGCCGACCTGGGCCATGCCGCAGGCACCCACTGGTATCTCTACAGTGGTGTATTGCCCCAGGGTTGGACCGGAGAGGATGAGCAGCTGAGGGAGGAGGATTGCAGTGTTGCCACTACTGCTGCTGGTCCATATAGACCTGCACAGCTTTCCACAGTGCCTGTATATTGCCTTCCCCGAAGCCCGGTGCTCCCCGCCGGTCAATGAGCTCTAGGAAGAAGGTCTCCTCAGAGAAGATGGGATGGGTGAAGATCTGCATCAAATACTCCTGGGAAGGGCTCTCTGTGGCATCAGCGCCCGGCCGGCCCTTGTCCCCGGGCGCCGTGGTGTCCAGCAGGAtgcccagctctgccagtgtGCAGGGGTCCTGCCCGGCTCCCTGGATCTCCTCTGATTTGCCCCCCTGGCTGTAATAGGCGTCGGGGGGCATGAAGAACCGCGCACCCCCCTGCTGCAAAGCCCTGGTCGTGGCAACGATATCGGTGGTGCGGAGGCCGACGTGCTGGATCCCAGCCCCACCGTGCTGCTCTAGGAACGTGTCAACTTGGTTGGCACCATCCTTCGAGAGGGACTCGGCAAGGATGAGCTTGCAGCCGTGTGCCAGGGCGCCTTGGGCGCTCTGCAGCGCGAGGAGCAGCATGCCCATGCCCTGCCcgccaaccacgtacccctcggCCGGCCTCTCCCGCGGGTTCAGCAGGAAGCGGCGGAAGCCAAAGCAGCGCTGGTACCAGTCCAGAGCTGCCTGGGCGCCGCCCCGCGGGCAGACGTACGTGATGTGGTCGAAGTGGGTGATCTCAATCCCATCTCCCGCGGCCGAGGGGGCTCCTTGGATGGGCTG is a window encoding:
- the HPDL gene encoding 4-hydroxyphenylpyruvate dioxygenase-like protein isoform X2 translates to MAASLSRPCFISLHVPYRQGWAQDLATTFRFQPVAVRETPRVRQLALQRGSTTFLINKRLAPAPASASSCDFLYDVDPRPAFGTASNVCFEVDDVPGLCKRLQSQGCSLPVPPTEVRDDGGSVTYGVASSIVGNVSHTLLDRSRYRGPFLPGFQPIQGAPSAAGDGIEITHFDHITYVCPRGGAQAALDWYQRCFGFRRFLLNPRERPAEGYVVGGQGMGMLLLALQSAQGALAHGCKLILAESLSKDGANQVDTFLEQHGGAGIQHVGLRTTDIVATTRALQQGGARFFMPPDAYYSQGGKSEEIQGAGQDPCTLAELGILLDTTAPGDKGRPGADATESPSQEYLMQIFTHPIFSEETFFLELIDRRGAPGFGEGNIQALWKAVQVYMDQQQ
- the HPDL gene encoding 4-hydroxyphenylpyruvate dioxygenase-like protein isoform X1, whose product is MLLKACPAMAASLSRPCFISLHVPYRQGWAQDLATTFRFQPVAVRETPRVRQLALQRGSTTFLINKRLAPAPASASSCDFLYDVDPRPAFGTASNVCFEVDDVPGLCKRLQSQGCSLPVPPTEVRDDGGSVTYGVASSIVGNVSHTLLDRSRYRGPFLPGFQPIQGAPSAAGDGIEITHFDHITYVCPRGGAQAALDWYQRCFGFRRFLLNPRERPAEGYVVGGQGMGMLLLALQSAQGALAHGCKLILAESLSKDGANQVDTFLEQHGGAGIQHVGLRTTDIVATTRALQQGGARFFMPPDAYYSQGGKSEEIQGAGQDPCTLAELGILLDTTAPGDKGRPGADATESPSQEYLMQIFTHPIFSEETFFLELIDRRGAPGFGEGNIQALWKAVQVYMDQQQ
- the MUTYH gene encoding LOW QUALITY PROTEIN: adenine DNA glycosylase (The sequence of the model RefSeq protein was modified relative to this genomic sequence to represent the inferred CDS: deleted 1 base in 1 codon); this translates as MGGAARSDLSPCGGGALEGKHFPGKVSRGAARPRAPSPAGERSGPAMSQLRAAAAARSLRRSGGRAVPPAGQSRKGASPRGGAPAPAPPPAQHLFSDPAEIEALRGNLLAWYDKCKRDLPWRTLAATEPDADRRAYAVWVSEIMLQQTQVATVIDYYNRWMQKWPTPQALAQASLEEVNELWAGLGYYSRGKRLQEAARKVVSELAGQMPRTAEDLQKLLPGVGRYTAGAIASISYGQATGVVDGNVIRVLCRLRCIGADSSSPAVIERLWDMANALVDRSRPGDFNQALMELGATVCVPKAPLCGECPVKQHCRARRRVEKELVFASQKLFGKPASVPDVEDCGVGGCPLCPPAAEPWDSSLGVTNFPRKAAKKQPRAARTATCVLERRGCHGALEYLIVQRPSSGLLAGLWEFPSLPLAQGLQEEKQREVLADHLRAWTGRPVVAGGLRFIGEVVHIFSHIHQTYVVYSLPLDGDVTLDPALSPSRWVTEKEFHASAVSTAMKKVLKAREKQRGEESSPGKGSKRKRGAKPQGASSSRPGMQLSLYAFLRAPTSP